A genomic region of Balaenoptera acutorostrata chromosome 4, mBalAcu1.1, whole genome shotgun sequence contains the following coding sequences:
- the SENP2 gene encoding sentrin-specific protease 2 produces the protein MYKWLVRILGTIFRFCDRPVPPARAFLKRRRSNSTLLSTVDTDEIPAKRPRLGCFIHQVKNSLYNAASLFGFPFQLTTKPMVTSACNGTRNVVPSGEVFSNSSSSELTDSGSWNNMLKLGNKSPNGISDYPKIRVTVTRDQPRRVLPSFGFTLSSEACNRRPGGRRHSKGNLESSLTWKPQEQVVTEMISEEGGKGLRRPHCTVEEGVQKEEREKYRRLLERLKEGGHGNSVPPVTSTHHSSQRSQMDTLKTKGWGQEQSHGVKTTQFVPKQYRVVETRGPLCSVRSEKRCSKGKLSDTEKTVGIRLENEGRRGLQLEPDLSEEVSARLRLGSGSNGLLRRKMSILETKEKTCSSKERVKKTDDLLELTEDMEKEISNALGHGPQDEILSSAFKLRITRGDIQTLKNYHWLNDEVINFYMNLLMERNKKQGYPALYAFSTFFYPKLKSGGYQAVKRWTKGVNLFEQELILVPIHRKVHWSLVVIDLRKKCLKYLDSMGQKGHRICEILLQYLQDESKTKRNIDLNVLEWTHYSMKPHEIPQQLNGSDCGMFTCKYADYISRDKPITFTQHQMPLFRKKMVWEILHQQLL, from the exons GTTGCTTTATTCACCAAGTGAAAAACAGTCTTTACAATGCTGCCAGCTTATTTGGATTCCCATTCCAGCTGACCACAAAGCCCATGGTGACTTCTGCTTGTAATGGAACACGGAATGTGGTCCCTTCAGGAGAG GTATTTTCGAACTCTTCATCTTCTGAACTGACAGATTCCGGATCCTGGAACAACATGCTGAAACTGG gtaataaATCTCCTAATGGAATAAGTGACTATCCAAAGATCAGAGTGACAGTAACTCGAGATCAGCCACGCAGAGTCCTGCCTTCCTTTGG ttttACTTTGAGTTCAGAAGCCTGTAATAGAAGACCAGGTGGCCGTCGCCATAGCAAAGGCAATCTGGAGAGTTCCTTAACGTGGAAGCCTCAGGAACAAGTTGTAACAGAGATGATTTCTGAAGAGGGTGGCAAGGGTCTGAGGCGTCCCCATTGTACTGTGGAGGAG GGTGttcaaaaagaggaaagagagaaataccGAAGGTTATTGGAGCGACTTAAAGAAGGTGGTCATGGAAACTCTGTTCCTCCTGTAACTTCAACTCATCATAG TTCTCAAAGAAGTCAGATGGACACATTAAAGACCAAAGGCTGGGGGCAAGAGCAAAGTCATGGAGTCAAAACAACTCAGTTTGTTCCAAAACAAT ATAGAGTTGTTGAAACAAGGGGACCTCTATGTTCAGTGAGAAGTGAAAAGAG GTGTTCAAAGGGGAAACTTTCTGATACAGAGAAGACAGTTGGAATCAGACTAGAAAATGAAGGT AGGAGGGGACTCCAGCTGGAACCTGACTTATCTGAAGAAGTGTCAGCCCGACTCCGCCTGGGCAGTGGAAGCAATGGCTTACTCAGGAGGAAGATGTCAATActtgagacaaaagaaaaaacttgcTCAAGCAAAGAGAGGGTTAAAAAGACAGATGATCTTCTTGAACTTACAGAG gacatggaaaaggaaatcagTAATGCTCTAGGCCATGGCCCACAGGATGAGATCCTAAGTAGTGCTTTCAAATTAAGAATCACTCGAGGAGATATCCAGACCTTGAAGAACTATCACTGGCTCAATGATGaa GTCATTAATTTTTACATGAATCTCctgatggaaagaaataaaaaacaagggtATCCAGCACTTTATGCATTCAGTACTTTCTTCTATCCGAAATTAAAGTCTGGGGGTTACCAGGCAGTGAAAAGATGGACCAAAGGGGTCAATCTCTTTGAACAGGAACTTATTCTGGTGCCTATTCATCGTAAGGTACATTGGAGCCTGGTG gtgatAGACCTAAGAAAAAAGTGTCTTAAATATCTGGATTCTATGGGACAAAAGGGCCACAGGATCTGTGAGATTCTTCT TCAGTATTTACAGGATGAAAGTAAGACCAAAAGAAATATTGACCTGAATGTTTTAGAGTGGACCCACTACAGCATGAAGCCACAT gaGATTCCTCAACAGTTGAATGGGAGTGATTGTGGAATGTTTACTTGTAAATATGCAGATTATATCTCTAGGGACAAACCTATCACATTTACTCAG CACCAGATGCCTCTGTTCCGGAAGAAGATGGTGTGGGAAATCCTTCATCAGCAGTTGCTGTGA